The Littorina saxatilis isolate snail1 linkage group LG1, US_GU_Lsax_2.0, whole genome shotgun sequence nucleotide sequence CCCAGTATAATGGACGTGCACATGATATGCCAAGACTAATAAATGGAACTGAAGTTCATTATTTGGGGAGCTAAGCATAATAATAGTGTTGTTCCAAGACTAAGATGACCacaggtcagttggacctggacaGAAATATGTATAGGTCTTATTGTCTTTGCTAAAAAGAATGTGTAGTCACAAAAGCTGcatgtcaaaactatcagaCAATCAACCGGCCAGGGGTCACCGTCAGATCGTAAAAGTATGCGTCAATGACCAAAAACCAAGGCCTGGGAACAATATTGTAATATGTAATGGAGTAATTGCATCAAAACCTGAATCTGAGTAGCAAACACTGTCTTTTGAAGATAGTATTGTCCAAATCACCTTAACCTTGTCTCGCACACGGCCTGGTATCATTCACTACTTTCAGTTGTGGCTTGTTTCTAGTTTGTCTTACATAAATATTCATTCGTTCATATCAATAATTTGATAATAcagaggacccccccccccaaaaaaaaaaaaaattaaaaaataataacgttgatttttgactcacatgcgaagcaaaggtgagtatgtactcacccgagtcgtccgtccggaaaactttaacgttggatatttcttggacactattaagtctatcaacacctgataataataataataataataataaataacttttctatagcgcgagtcccatcaattggctccaggcgctttacaaattcattatagaataaactagcacaaatcaacaagcatacaaagcatacatttaactgagacataacaccaagaacccaagcactaagcaaaacttagcgtacaatgttaaaagtacacacacacacacacacacacacacacacacacacacacacacacacgcacacacgcacgcacgcacgcgcacacacaaagataccattgacaaagagaccataaagcacatacagggtagagagttccaaaacagaatagagttgtggagagtctactcaggctaagcaaaggctttacgaaacaggtatgttttgagttgggttttgaaggaggaaaggctgctggagtcacggatagaacttggaagcgagttccagacggtcggaatctggtacctaaaggttctttcaccaaaggtcttggtcctggttttggggatgcgaaggagtttttcagaggaggatctgagagaacgggatggctcgtagatactgagggaatgggacaaatagggggggagtgatttctcaaaacagcggtaccctaacagggcgagcttgtactcgattctgtacttcataggaagccagtgaagggtggtaagtaggggagtgacatggtctttcttagacttctgcagaatgagccttgcagcactgttctggactctctgtaagcgatcaagttcttcagtggggaggccggcaagcaatgagttgcagtagtcaagtcgactcaggatcagagaggagacaagttgaacagtggcttggagtgtcaggaatgatctgacagaggaaatcttgcgcaactcaaaaaaggcacatttacaaacaaaactaatgtgtttttgcattgtcagagcagagtccaggtacacgcctaggtccttaacagcggtttgggaaacaatctgagtgtcgcctattgtcagggaagtacagtcaatctgatttaaagcatgccttgagcctgacagcatcacctcagtttttgagtcattcagcttgagtttattgtctatcatccagtctttaacctgatgtggcctgatggtgtatggttacaagatctcaaaaaacatgtgcggcaacttgacctcacttcaagttcaaggtcacaggggccgtaactgttgtcttaaaaacgaccatttttcacattttcgcatttttttctgaagttatcgagaatggcaaccgttgctatgtatgctatacagggcaatgtaagccctatctttggacaccagtttggttgaccttgcttcaaggtcaaggtcgcaagggtcctttaaagttggattgtatacatagtttgaagtgaccttgaccttgaactatggaaggtaactcttccaaatctacatatgtgtgagggaaatacattatactGTACTTACTAAAGTGAGTATATACTCACCGACATCGTCCGCCTGTCCTGCCgggcgtccgtcccccccgtctgtctgtgaaacctttaacattgtatatttcttggacactattaagtctatcaacaccaattgtggcctgatggtgtatggttacaagatcttcagaaacatgtttggcaacttgacctcacttcaaggtcaaggtcacagggtccttcaaagttgaaatgtatatattttgaagtgaccttgaccttgaactattgaaaataactcttccaaaactacatatgtgtgagggaaatacattagatcttcagaaacatgtttggcaacttgacctcacttcaaggtcaaggtcacagggtccttcaaagttgaaatgtatatattttgaagttttattgtaaaattattctgaaagaaagatcaaggtctgttcagcatgtgagtcgtgtgggctttgcccttcttgttctgaAGTCTTATAACCCTCACCGTGTTTTCTGGTTTGTGGACGAGCCTCACAAAAGTGTCTGTAACTCTGAAACTATTGGGAATTTTTGATTTATATAGCCAATGAATGTACAACCACATTTCAACAGAGCAAAGTTTGTTAAAAATTGCTATCGAGACACTGCTGTATTGTTTACACTGCCAACTTTTTGCCACATTGGTCTCAACAACTTCTGTGCAACTTCCGActatcttaaaggcacagtacgcctcccgtaaaccatcacagatactgtcaggcttttacacacactgtacaaacacccttccatttgaacactcaccgaacgggaacatcctaggtgccctacgtaaagagcgagcaattttcaaagaattaatttttcggattgagaacaaaatgagttacttccttTCAACTGGCGAtcccgtggagcgatgattgtgcgttttggcgctagacctaacttttaaaatctaaataataaattgacagcttgttacacaaacattcttaaatcataaaagaattattttttcatcaagacaagatcagtataattcgaagttttgaaagtttgaaaaaagaaaagccaggaaggagggtcacgcaaggtcgtggtatagaccctatcggtattccaagctctcgtaatctctcgcaaacttcagagcatagcaaagccgcatgcggtacagcgatctcgtgcgagctgcacaagccaaggttcgaagttctcgcgatgttcaaagcataacaaagagcgtgtctcgcgagagctgctcagataccaaAAAGGTATATTggcgtagcagacgacggtttataggcagtcaaaagccatcgctcgagttcttatgaaccacattcgtttgtttcgtgaaaagtcagaggtacataataacgtgctattgcagataagctcacagcgagccgcattcaaattacaaactgacgactgcattgtgaaaaagggaaactggatcacacgggttcacgatggctcaggggtaagataaaccacgcaaaaataaattctttgaaaattgctctcTCTTTACGTcagtagggcacctaggatgttcccgtttggtgagcgttcaaatggaagggtgtttgtactgtgtgtaaaagcctgacagtatctgtgatggtttacgggaggcttactgtgcctttaagtattaGTTTCGGGAAAATTTGCAAACTGTACATGTACAATCATTGATTTCGGGACTACGAGGTTGACAAATAGGGATataatcatgtacagaattctgtacagcaaacgttacccgaaaccccacctatacgcgGCGTGTTTGACCacatttccatttctgtgatcgtgtgGTCTAACCAGAATGCGTTAAAAGGACAGTTGAGTTTAACAATTTGAGGCAGCCCTTTCTCTAGGTTACAGTGAATAATAGAAGGATATATCCACATTTTGacctgagagagagaaggacggaCACACATGCAGAGAATCATGCACAGATTATAGGCCTATGCGTGCGCACGGaggcattcacacacaaacacactcacatgcacacagacaagcAACAAGTATATTTTGGTACAGATTGGTTTTTCTACGTTGGAAAATCTAGATTAAATTTCAACTTTCGTGAAGCAGCTAAGATTCGTGTTGATGGACAAGTGTAAGAACAACAGACCATGATAACTAAATAATAATGTCTCCCTCTTTTCGTGTGTGAAGTTCGAAAACGAAATCCTCCCTCCCAGAGTCCAAGGGAGACCATTCCAAATTTCGGTGAGGTCCCGGACTTTCGGAGATGTGCAGGTAGCTAGTAGACTATTCCAACTAGAATTTTAACGGTAAATGTATTACTTCATGAAAAATTAGGACAAAATAGAGAGGGCTTTACATCGAAGTGTTAGCCGGAAACGTCacctgtctcactctctctgtcctgCTATTATCCTTCCGTATtgataaagttttcgagtttcCTCCCTcgctcgagtctctctctctctctctctctctctctctctctctcctctctctctctctctctctctctctctctctctctctctctctctctctctctctctctctctctcctctcgtTCTCTCCACGCATAACACACCCCGTGACCCAGGCAGCATGTTTACATCACGACCAGTATTTTCATGCACAAACAGAACCGAATATAGTCTTCATAAAACGTTTGTTTTCATTCAGCCACCTGCGAAACTTTTAGTTTACCCATAATGTACAAACAAGCCTTCAAACTCTTGTTTATACTGGTAACCAGAAATCTAAAtgcaggcaaacaaacaaacaatcacacacaaacaaccaagcCAAACATATAGAGTGAAACCAATACAACCCAGAATACACAATTATGTCATTAGCAgacagcacacacatacaaggaTACACGCCTCAGCCTTATAAAACTAAAAAAGGTGGCTGAagaaaaaatgggaaaaatcaCATAGTCCTGCTGTATGAGTGGTTGGGGTGGGGCTGGAGACTTATAGATTGCAAATCAATATGTCATGGCTCTATGTTGGACACTGTTTCAGCTCACCCCCTGAATCAAGCTGTCACAGCAGAAACAGAATTGTGTCTCAAGGCTGTGTATACAACTGTACTTGACCAGTGAAGACAAAGGAGACtgtattaaaacatttttgGCTACATTAGCTTGTGGTGACTGAAGGCAATAATGAATGCTTCAAATGTGAAAGTGAGCACAGCATGTATATTTTGCCTTTAAGATAGGAACATGTGTGACTTAGACTTAGTATTGAAAATGAAAACACTGAGCAATCACTTTGTTTAAGAGCTGATTCATAAGCAACGAAAACCTTCAGAAGTCTTTTGTTGTGTCTGACTGCAGTTATGGTGAACATCATCTTGAACATTCCCCACAGCGAACCTGTCTTGAATTCAAACGGCATACTGCACTGTCTGTAGTGTGAAACAAATTAAGGTGACACTATCAGACAGAACAGGAGATCTCAGCAAATACAGAGACAATATACTGTTGCAATGTCTGTGCCTGTAAAGTCAGAAACTGAAATGACTAGCAGTTCCGGCACCATGCATCCAGCCCCAACAGACCCTGTGACAAGTGACTCTTACAACTTTGCTGCCACAGAGCTGGTAGAACTAGACTCTGAGACTGCAGAGAAGGTTGTGCAAAGCGCTGTCATACAAGAGAGCAGTGAAGCTGATCAGACTCTGAGTGCGTCATCCGCTTCCAGTGGCTCTGGCGTTAAACCAAACTGGCAGCGCTCTGAAACACTAAAACTCATCAAGCTCTACAAGGAATATCAAGGATTCTTTGAGGATCAGCGATACAAGAAAAAGGCGGTAAGAAATGTGGGAACACCTATGCAATTATGCACATAGTcatagacacacaaacacacatacgcatgcacgcacacactcacatacacacacacacgtgcatgtacgcgcatacacacacaaagacacatgcatgcacacactcatgCCTCATCTCAGTGCTCTCCGCTTCCTGAAGTTAATTGTCCAATTTATTgctcatatctatatatattgtTTATTGAGAATGATTACCCGCTTTCTGGATATACTGCACAAGCCCTAGAGCTGTGAAttttgttgattgattgattgttatattgattgactgattgatatattgattgatttcattcattcattcattcattttttaatttttttaatttctgtaTAATAAATATAAACAATAAGAAATGTTCAGTGTGCAGAATTCACAGAGGTGAACATTTAGCTGTTATAAAGGGAATGCATTTACTCCATATTCACCTATTTTTCCTTCAGGTATGGGCAATGCTTACTGCGAAGCTGACCAAGGGCAGTGGAAAGTCAAGGATGAAGTACACCGCGATGCAAGTGTACAATCGCTGGAAAAACCTCACCAAAATGTACAGAGACAACCTTCGGCTTCTAGAAGAAAGTGGCTACTTATCCAGCAAATGTCAGTATTTCTACGAAGTAGACACCATTTTCGGCAGTAGCAGCAAAGTTGGTGCCGCAAGCACTGCTGCAATTTCGAATAGATTTGCTCAAAAGAAGGGTGTATCATCACAGCAAAATGGTCAAAGCAGTAAACCGAAGATAAAGGGTGTATCAGGGCTTACTGGTTATGTTGACATAGCTCCGAAGACACCACCGGTCGACGTATCTCTTTGTGGCCCTGTAAACTCAACTCCTGTCATTGTCTTTGACGAGAGAAGCGCTTCTCATCCTTTGACTCTGTCTAACGGTGAGCAGAACGGATTTGGAGAAGTTGTGCATGCAGTGAATGAGCTGTATAAGGATCAGGAGAAGACAGACTTGTGGAAACTGCAGAGATTGGAGCAGATGCACCGGGAAAAAATGCAGGTGTTTGCACAATTCTTGGACATTCTCAGTGATGACCAGCTGTagtttgatttgtgtgtgtgtgtgtgtgtgtgtgtgtgtgtgtgtgtgtgtgtgtgtgtgtgtgtgtgtgtgtgtccatggatACATTTCAATTCAAAGAGGTGAAAAAGCTGAGATTGAGAGACATGTGGGACGTGTTCTCAGTGGTTTGTGGccggtatgtgcgtgtgtgtgtgtgtgtgcgtgcgcacatgcatgtgtgtttgtctgtgtgtggagCAGGTGTTTATTATTATGCATTCCAAAGAGGAGAGGGGATTGAGAGGGGCTAAGTTTGGGTGACCTAAAGAAGTGTGTTATAACTGTTCTCAGTGGTATgtgtcatctgtgtgtgtgtgtgtgtgtgtgtgtgtgatcctaTTTTAATTACATCAGGAAGTGGTGAATGCAATCATGAGAATGATGAGAACGCTTCTTTGGCAATGACTCTTTTTCAGTAAAGCCCAAAATACAAATTGTGTGTTTATGGTTGTCCGACCTGAAATGTTTTTTCTGCCAAtaccaaacttttttttatggaacccccacttgcacacacacacacacacacacacacacacacacacacattccttcCTAACCCCAAAAGTGGGTTCATAGCCGATAGTGCACTtggactacaacggcactgcgcgcagtgcctttgtagtgcgcTTGCACTACAACCGCACTGACTGCAGTATCCGCTCCGGCATGGACGAATTTGACACTAAAAAAGGCATAAAATGTGACCTATTTCGtagcctataggggacggaattTTGACGGAAAGAGTGTCATCATCTTGAATATGGCATTCTTTCCGTTAAAAAAAGTGTTTCCGAGATATTTGTGGAGTGACATTTTGGGGTCATTTCCCACTGTTTGCACCATGGAAAAAAAGTGGGTTTATGAAAATGAACCCACTTTTTTTCATGAACCCATTTGTGTCGAGTGTTTACAACAAAAAGAACCCATTTTGCACTTTTggaccgcacacacacacacacacacacacacacacacacacacaatcgtatAAACAAAGCACATAATACATTAgaggttgttttttgtttggctCTGGATAATTGCTAGTTGCAAATGTCGTTACAAAATGTCAAGCAGTGATTGTGCTATATAACAATAATTCAGTTTTTCTTTGTGTGAACTACTTTACACAcatccctctctcactccctctctcagtatttctgtatctctttctgtctgtctctctttccagCTCGCTCAGTCTGTGTCGCTCTCTCGCTCGTCACAGTGCCGTCTCTTTTGTTAAAAACTCTGCAGACATACACCatcaccctcgtcttgattctaAGGCTACTGGGATTtcagttggttttttttttagatcaatcaatcaatcaatcaatcaatatgaagcttatatagcgcgtattccgtgggtacagttctaagcgcttgtcgaagagttgtcaacacaggactaacaaagaaactaacatcttcagacggacacgaaccctatcacacactagcaaaccctggtaaacatacaacaaacaactgtttaacaacaatgtacacatcaatagctaggtccaaacaaaataatattaagcacaaagaaaacacctctcacagagcacagcacaagaatgtcttttggggcacaacacatcacgtcgagcatgaaagtcgcagccagctacgggaagaactgagtcttcaacctactcttgaacgcgtcaagagaggggctctggcgaagctcaagcggcagggagttccagacggaggggcccgcagagggaaatgcacgctgaccagcagatgcgagtttcgagcgagggatgtggaggcggagagggtcagcagcagaacggaggggacggtcggagggctgggtgtacaggtccagggaggattgaaggtactcgggagcagagtcgttgagacacttgtagaccagagtggacagtttgtaggagattcgggtgttgacagggagccagtgcaaggagcgaagtaggggggtgatgtggtctcgcttcgtcttcctcaacgtcagcctggcagcggcgttctggactcgttgtaggccatgaatggatgaggcggggaggccagccagaagggagttgcagtagtccagacgactgaagatgagggagacaaccagcttgacacaggcgtcgtgggtgaggtagcgacggatggaggcgatgcgtcgtaggtggaaaaagctggtcttgatgatgaaggagatgtgtgtctgcatggagagagtggagtcgagaaagacgccaaggctcttgacagcaggggagaatggaacagtcgcgtcatccagctggaggtcggtcacagtgagggaagcaatcttctgtcgtgttccaacgagaagggcctccgtcttctcactgttcagcttcagcttgttctcagtcatccagttcttgatgtcagtgaaacaactggagatggatccaaggagatcgtcaacgtcctccggcttggcgctgttctgaagctgcgtgtcatcggcaaaggagttcaGTGTAGTTtaggccgtggcgttcgatcaccagggagaggggttgggtgtacagggtgaaaaggacagggccgaggacagatccttgtgggacagATCCTTGTTTCTTGTCTCCAGAGCCAGGTGGCCGTGCGAGTCCGACTGAGTCAGCATTGCTCTCTTCTTATTCCCTGTTTTGTTCTCGGCCTACTCTGATCCTTGTAGTAAAAGCTTGactaactttaaaaacaaaactgataAGAATTCGTTTTTGAAGTCCACcatcaccaccccaccccccactctctgtgtctctgtctgtctgactgaccaTCTCTCTcttcgagtctctctctctctctctctctctctctctctctctctctctctctctctctctctctctctctctctctctctctcttcaccactTTATCAGTGCAGAATGGTGACGACATGCCAACCACCATGGAACAGAAACAGCCCGCCACTCCTACAGCTGTCTGATACTTCAAAGCAGTTCTCTTCGTGCAACCCGTCGTACTGATCAGCCACCAGCCACCATAATTATGTCTGTCCATAAGATAAGACAAGAACATTCTTCAACTTGAACAAATACCAACATTCCCCGGCTTGACTATTTTCTGTGGAGAGTgagaattttgttgttgaattaatttcgtaactgACACAAGTGTCAACTGCAAAACAAGTTAACCATGCGAAACATCCCCACCTCGCAGAGTCCTTCGGTATGTGTTCACCTTGAGTGTGAACGCCTTAAATGGAAACTTTTTTTCAGAGTAGGCCGAGAACAAAACAGGGAATAAGAAGAGAGCAATGCTGATTCAGTCGGACTCGCACGGCCACCTGGCTCTGgagacaagaaacaacaagaagCAAACagtgtgtcaaagtggagggatggctctcattctgtgtaaaagcctggtcagatctgtgaTGAGCAACATTACTTTTGAGGTTCCGGCGAGGCTGtcgttaccccccgcgggttagggggagtcccatattggttgggactagaaagaatttacccgatgctacccagcatgtcgtaagaggcgactaacggttctgtttcttctcttcttttgtcttatttctgccttaccagtcctttcacctatatttccttccaagaaaactctccctactattccctgcagttttccaattcttttcttgatgtcttatttctacctgactggatccatcacctttatttcacttaccaaaagtcttcttttccacatccttatttctctgcaccccgcatgtcgtatgaggcgactaacggattctgtttctccttttacccttgttaagtggttcttgtatagaatatagtcaatgtttgtaaagattttagtcaagcagtatgtaagaaatgtttagtcctttgtactggaaacttgcattctctccagtaaggtaatatattgtactacgttgcaagcccctggagcaattttttattagtgcttttgtgaacaagaaacacttaacaagtggctctatcccatcttcccccccccccctttcccctatcccatctccccccccccctttccctcgtcgcgatataaccttcgtggttgaaaacgacgttaaacaccaaataaagaaagaaaagaggcTGTCCGGTTTGACCCGACTCGAACTCATTTACATgttatacacacgtgtgaagaTATGGTTTAGTTGCGACATGGtaggtctctctcacgtatcaATGTAGAATAATGCATGTTTAAGAGACGTTACTCATTCTGGGCTGGCCAACCAACCTAAAACGAAAACGAACTATTACTAATACTTTGCACAGAATTGTTGTAGAGATGCAACAAACATTTATTCTTCATTGTCAGTGCATCTTGGTGCAAACAGAGTGACACAGCAGTCAATTTTGCAAACATCCAAGCTCTTTATGCGACATGATTTGCCAGCCTAACCTTTTCTTCCACACAGTTTATCCCAAACGCAGCAGCCATTCCTCGGTCGGGGTGTAATTTTTGGTAATTAGTGGCCGCTTTGTTATTTGCGTTGCAGCAATTAGACACACACCCGCTGCATGGTCTCGTGTTTTTTGCTGTTGGGATGCTTGTATCCTGACTGTAATTACCGCTTATGACATGAATCATATCGGCCCCACTCAGAGACTCGTTCCGAGGCACGATGTTCCTGGGAAGAGAAAATTGTCCAGTCTTTTCTCGATAACATCTGAGTGTGTCAGTAAATAAAATCGGTCTACAGTGGTGTAGTTTTGTTTGCACCTACAGAAAGATTTTAAAGTACTTCTGTTCCAAATGGAGACTATTTCCATTTTCCTGCTTTCCGCTGCGATTCTTGGACTGACCAAATCTGGTAacttttgatttttgtgtgtgcacaaaaATGTTACGACTTATCATGTTTTTCCCTATTGAGATTACCAGGAAATGTGTagttttactttttctttttagATAGCATTCCGTGCTCTgcgaaaaaaagacagaaaaaacgcTTACAAAATGTTATTTTTCAGCTTGAATATATATTGTGAATACCAACCAGTACTACGTGTAATAGGTATCCTTCCTATCCGTAAGATCAGTTCTTCTGAAATCGTAATTAAACATGACGACACAGGGTTAATGTTTTCTTCAAAACTTCCAAGCATGAAGTCTCAGACTTAGGACCTGGTGCGGCCCAGAAAAAGAGCGAAAAACCATAACAACTAGTGAGGAACATGTAGGCTAAATATGTTAAAAGCACGTACAGGTCATCTTTGGCTATGGGTCAACAGTCTCGTATGCATGTTTACCCCTCTTCTAATCTTAAagttaaaatgtgtgtgtgtgtgtgtgtgtgtgtgtgtgtgtgtgtgtgtgtgtgtctgtgtctgtgtgtgtctgtgtctgtgtctatgtgtctgtgtgtgtctgggcgCGCCGCGCaggatgttaaaggcacagtctttctCGTGTAAAGGATTGGGCTCACCATCAAAGATCTGGCCAGATAAAAAGGATAAGGCCATCCATCCTCTTTGGACCACAAGCAGATGAATATTATGATAGGCTTCTGGTTGGACACATACCTTAAAAGCAAAACTCCGACTGCTTTCTGTACTGACAGCAAGTAGTCAGAATGTTAACATTTTTAGGATGTGTCTACGTCCCATGTCAAATTCAGAGTAGACCTGAGACTTGTCAGCTGAGGGCCCGGGTATGCAAACGTCTTTTCTAGAGACTTAATTCCATGATAATctgtaccctcaatgcagtaTATCCCGGACTGAAGTCTCTAAAACTCGACTCCTGCATACCGATCCAGAGCTGCTCTCATGGGAAGGACCATATAGATGCCTTTTACATTGTTTAAGCAAACTGTAATGTATATTTGAGATGTTTTGCGCAGAACCGACCTACTGTCGGCTAGGAGTGAAGGTGTCCGAAGCCTACCAGCACTGCTTTGAAGAGGCGCACTTTCTACACCCTTACGAGCCTCTGCGTCAgcatcatgacgtcatcgaTGGCTGCATGGTGGAAGCTTATGCCACGCACACCTGCAGGTAACGGATatcgtcttcttcgtcttcttctccttcttttttctctccaaaactTCGTTCTCTACGATGAAGGTGGCAGTGCGCCACAGGTGCCCCAGACTTCCGTAGAGTTTTGTTGCCA carries:
- the LOC138970568 gene encoding uncharacterized protein; this translates as MSVPVKSETEMTSSSGTMHPAPTDPVTSDSYNFAATELVELDSETAEKVVQSAVIQESSEADQTLSASSASSGSGVKPNWQRSETLKLIKLYKEYQGFFEDQRYKKKAVWAMLTAKLTKGSGKSRMKYTAMQVYNRWKNLTKMYRDNLRLLEESGYLSSKCQYFYEVDTIFGSSSKVGAASTAAISNRFAQKKGVSSQQNGQSSKPKIKGVSGLTGYVDIAPKTPPVDVSLCGPVNSTPVIVFDERSASHPLTLSNGEQNGFGEVVHAVNELYKDQEKTDLWKLQRLEQMHREKMQVFAQFLDILSDDQL